From the Streptococcus hyointestinalis genome, the window CTGCTTCGCCGCATCGGTCACCTTTTTAACAGTGGACTGTTCTTTAGCATTGAGAGCAAGCGTTTTAATGCCCTGCTTTTCAAAATGCTGCTGCCACTCTTTGGTCAACTGCGGATCAGCAAGGTCAGCTTTATTTAAAATCAAAAGCTTAGGCTTGTCGCCTACAATCTTTGTCAGCATGGGATTTTGACTGGATAAAGGCAACCTTGCATCCACCAAAATCGTCACAAAATCTACAAACTTGATATTTTCCTGCACCTGCCTACGAGCTTTGGACATGTGCCCCGGAAACCATTGAATAGTCGCCATATTTCTTCTCCTCCTTGATTTTCTTAGGTTTTACAAACTTGTTTTACATTATTTTTTGATTTTTGGGCAAATTTTGGGCAACGTCAACTTTTTGAATGAAGTCCGTAATAGTTTGAACAGACTTATCTTGACCATTATCTACTAAGTGCGTGTACCCATTAGTTGTTTCTAGCTCGACATGACCGACACGTTCCTGAATCTCTTTGAGCGGAACATTAGAGCTATTTCTTAGCGCTGTAATATGGATATGCCGAAAACTATGAGGAACTACATTTTTTGTCCAGTCAAATCCATAGCGAGCCTTACACTTCTTTCTCAGTTGCTGGTTGACTCTCATCAAGATACCACGAAAACTATGTGATGTGATAGGAGAGCCATGCTCTGTTTTGAACAAAAAGTCATTTTTCCAAAATGCTTTTGAAGGATGTTTTTTCACATACTCCTCAAAGCGCCTGTTTCGCTCAATAACTCTTAATAGTGCTTCTATGACAACATCAGGTAAGTATATTGTTCGCTCACCAGCTACTGTTTTAGTCGTATCAAGATAATACTCCTCTACCCTTAAATCATTTGAATGCAGTGACTTTGAGATAGTGACTCTTTTATGTTCAAAGTCAATATCATCATAGGTCAAACCAGAAGCTTCTCCAATGCGACAGCCAGTACCTAAAAGAAAAATAGCAAGGTCATAATAAGTCTTATTTCTTCGTCCTTTTAACTCAGACAATAGAACGTTAACCTCTCTATCGGTTAAAAACTTATCCTCACGCCTTTTTCTTTTAGCCTGTTTATCGACTATTGAAGCATTTAGCTTGATGACCTTAGAAGGTGAAAACATTATTGCATTGTGTAACACCCCATAGTCAAATATTTTATTCAAAGTTGATTTAATATGCTGTAGTGTTGAATGACTCGCACGATACTTCTCTCTGTATTCTGTCAAACAATGCTGTACAAATAAGGGCGTAATTTTTGAGAGCAACGTCTCATCTGGTATCATATCGGATAAACGCCTTAATACCAAAAGTTCACGGTTGATAGTTTGAGGTTTTACCGTTGTTGTCCATGTTTGAAACCAGCTCTCTTTCAACTGCCCAAACTGAGTGAATTTTTCTCCCTGATAGAGTGATTCTTTCTCTTCAAAGATAGCTTCAATCTTCTCAAGAAGTTCTCGCTCTGCTTGGCGCCTTGCTCTGATTGTATTTTGTTTAAAAGATACAGATGCTCTCTTACTTTTGCCAGTAATAGGGTCACGATATCTTTCTACTACAACATATGTTATACCGTTTTTTCCTTCTCGTTTTTCTAGATACATTTTTTCCTCCAAAAGTGTAAATGAAAAACGATAAAATAACAACTAACGTTACTATTTTATCATTTTTTTCTTGTCTACGATAGTCTAGAATGTACTATACAAGCTCAGAGCGCCTACTTAGACCACTTATTTTTTTGTAATGATTTTGGCTTGAAATATTCTTTTTGTTTAAATCGCATAAACTCTTCAAAGCCAGATAGCTTGATAAAGACGAGTTTATGAGTCGGGTTTATGACAGACTTTGAAAATTTAGGATTCTGTCGCATTTCAGAAATGAATCTGTTGAGCGTATAGAGATTCAGACCTGACCATGTTTCCAACAACATCTTTTTACTGACCCACACCGCTTTTTCTTCTTTCATTTATCGTCCTCCTTTTCACCTTTAGCGTATCTTCTTGAATCTAGGTATTTAGCGAAAAAGTAAGTTTTATCAACAATAAACCGTAAAAGCATAGAGTCTTCAGTACGTGCGTAAGTGACCAGATGCGTAAATTCCGTGAAATTATGCTCTTCAATAATATCAATAACAAGTGTCAAAAACTCATTAGAGTTGTTATCGATAAAGAACTTCTCTTTATCAAATCCACAACCTGACTCTATGTCCTCGATATTATAAGGTGTTTTCTCTGGGTTATCAGCATGTGTGAAATAGTCGTACATGCCTTTTGGGCTCATGATAATTTCTACATGGGCAGGTGTATTGAGATTTTTAG encodes:
- a CDS encoding tyrosine-type recombinase/integrase produces the protein MYLEKREGKNGITYVVVERYRDPITGKSKRASVSFKQNTIRARRQAERELLEKIEAIFEEKESLYQGEKFTQFGQLKESWFQTWTTTVKPQTINRELLVLRRLSDMIPDETLLSKITPLFVQHCLTEYREKYRASHSTLQHIKSTLNKIFDYGVLHNAIMFSPSKVIKLNASIVDKQAKRKRREDKFLTDREVNVLLSELKGRRNKTYYDLAIFLLGTGCRIGEASGLTYDDIDFEHKRVTISKSLHSNDLRVEEYYLDTTKTVAGERTIYLPDVVIEALLRVIERNRRFEEYVKKHPSKAFWKNDFLFKTEHGSPITSHSFRGILMRVNQQLRKKCKARYGFDWTKNVVPHSFRHIHITALRNSSNVPLKEIQERVGHVELETTNGYTHLVDNGQDKSVQTITDFIQKVDVAQNLPKNQKIM
- a CDS encoding DNA-binding protein, with protein sequence MKEEKAVWVSKKMLLETWSGLNLYTLNRFISEMRQNPKFSKSVINPTHKLVFIKLSGFEEFMRFKQKEYFKPKSLQKNKWSK
- a CDS encoding replication protein — encoded protein: MVKDKRSNKWGFLLYRDSCPDNYLEILEGMRIPFVLSPWHDKDVNKETGEFKKAHKHGALYFDSLKSYSQVSELLTKNLNTPAHVEIIMSPKGMYDYFTHADNPEKTPYNIEDIESGCGFDKEKFFIDNNSNEFLTLVIDIIEEHNFTEFTHLVTYARTEDSMLLRFIVDKTYFFAKYLDSRRYAKGEKEDDK